The DNA region AGGTCTGACGTAAGATCCGTGTACCCCATCCCCGCGCAAGACAGTACCAGCGCAAGGACCACAACGCATTTTTGCATAAAACTTTTGACCAAGTCCGCACCTCTCAATCTATTATAGATATTAACAATAAAAAACTAGTATAACCTCAATAACGAAATCGCACCGGGTATTGTATTTATATTTGTATTAGTCCCGGTATTACCTGTATCCACAGTCCCGCTATCCTTATTAGATGATGAAGACGAGGATGAGGTCAACTCCGTAAAGTTTGGTATCTTCAGTACGATTGAAGTTATAATATCCGGTGTAAATATTAAATCAATATTTTTACCAATAAAAACGTCATCGCCTCTATAAGCATAATCCGTCATTTTACCAATTTTTGCAGAGAAAATACTTTCAATTGCAACATTTTTCAGGATCCCAAAAAGGTCACTGCTGACACTATCCTTTAAAGAATTGAAGTTGTATACATTACCATCATTATTAATTGCAAACCCTTGGACGGTCAACCACCCAAGCTCTTTTGCACCGTCAGTATACTGGTATGGAATCTCGGAGGTAATCCACAAACTTCCACCGGAAATATCACCGGCATCATTTTTAGTAATCCCGGTAGTTGGCTCTTTTTCAGGAACACCTTCCGGGCCGAACTTAATCTCCCGGCTATTCAAATAAATATGCGCGTCCTCTTTTGTTTCCAACTGATTCGTGTTAGTATTCAACACTTCAGTTAACTTAAGTTCAGACTTAATCTGATCCCCGCTACTATTCGATACTACTGCCTGCATACTATTAAGCTTAAAATCCTTCTCATTATTTTTAATAAAAGTACCCCATTCCGCGATTTGTTCCGGAAGTTCTTTATTAAACTGTAAAGTTATTTCAAGCGAGTCAGTCCTGGAAGCATTTGTCCCGTTATATGTGACATTAGTAATACTATTACTTCCATAGTTATACCCGTCTTTACGCTGTACAATATTTGTGAACTGCATAGATTGCGCGTTAGGACGTGAAAACTTTTGTTCTACACGGACAAGATTACCATTGACATCACGCATTGCGCGATTCGCCGCAAAATCTTCTACCTTAACTTCCTGAGTGATCTCACGCACATCTCTGTTCGAAGTTTCAGTTTCTGAAACAAACGATTGAAATTCCTGTTTTAACTCTTCCCCCACAGCCCCGAGGTCACCAAGGTCAAATGACCCTGCGGATTCCGTTGACTGTGTTTCAGGAGCAGTTACTACTTCCTGAGTGACAGCCGGAGCAGTTACCTGCTGTTCTGTTACCGGCGCACCGGGAGTCACTGCAGCCTGTTGTTCTGTCCCAGTTGCCGCTGCAGTTGCCGGCGTTGTTGCCGGAGTCGCTGTTGTAGCCGCTGCGGGCGTCGTCGCTGCTGCTGCCGGCGTTGCTGCTGTAGCTGCCGCGGGCGTAGTTACTGCCGCTGCTGTCTGCTGTTGTGCACCAGGAGTAGTTTGCTGCGGTTGTTGCGACTGTATAGGCGCTGTCATCGCGTTTTGAGTGACAGACTGTGTTTGTTCCTGTGTCATAACTGTCGGTTGCTGTACCGTACCATTAGAATTAGTTTGTGTTGTTTGACCTGCACCAACAACCACTGGCGCTGCTGAAGCATTTGCCGCATTATTTGTTGCAACAGCACCATTTGCTACTGATACTTGAGTAGCTTCCAGAGTATTTGTTGGAATCCCTGCGGATGCTAAAGACGGTGCGATACTAGAAGGATTACTTGCAACGCATGCTGCAACTACCCCTGCTACTGCTGCTGCTGATACTGATGCACCTGGAGCAATAATAGCCCCTGCTGCTACACCACCTGCTGCTGCTCCCGCACCTGCTGCTCCAGCGGCGCCTGCTGCTGCCCCTGCTGCACCTGCACCACCAGCGGCACCCGCCGCACCGGCTGCTGCACCACCCGCTGCCGCCCCGCCAGCTGCTGCCCCACCTGCCGCTCCTGCTGGTGCTGCCGGTGCTGCTCCTAACTCATCCGCGAATACAGCATTATATACAGCAGGATTATTAGATTCAACATTATATAAAGTTCCACGAACAGCACACACAGCGGTAGGGGTACGGATAGCGTATTTATCACCCTTACCAAGCTTTGAAACTTCACTTCTAACTTTTCCTGTTAATAAGTTCATTGCGATAGAAAACTTTTTTGGATTAAGCTCTGCAATACCAAGGACTGATTTCTCTGTTACTGCAGCTTTTGTCCCGTTACTAAACGAAAGTTC from Elusimicrobiota bacterium includes:
- a CDS encoding FecR family protein; translated protein: MKKVLGIVVAALISVTLAAAVVVAAEVFVSETVGTPQVLHFKATSWAPMKKDMRLQEKDVLRTNRFSRVELSFSNGTKAAVTEKSVLGIAELNPKKFSIAMNLLTGKVRSEVSKLGKGDKYAIRTPTAVCAVRGTLYNVESNNPAVYNAVFADELGAAPAAPAGAAGGAAAGGAAAGGAAAGAAGAAGGAGAAGAAAGAAGAAGAGAAAGGVAAGAIIAPGASVSAAAVAGVVAACVASNPSSIAPSLASAGIPTNTLEATQVSVANGAVATNNAANASAAPVVVGAGQTTQTNSNGTVQQPTVMTQEQTQSVTQNAMTAPIQSQQPQQTTPGAQQQTAAAVTTPAAATAATPAAAATTPAAATTATPATTPATAAATGTEQQAAVTPGAPVTEQQVTAPAVTQEVVTAPETQSTESAGSFDLGDLGAVGEELKQEFQSFVSETETSNRDVREITQEVKVEDFAANRAMRDVNGNLVRVEQKFSRPNAQSMQFTNIVQRKDGYNYGSNSITNVTYNGTNASRTDSLEITLQFNKELPEQIAEWGTFIKNNEKDFKLNSMQAVVSNSSGDQIKSELKLTEVLNTNTNQLETKEDAHIYLNSREIKFGPEGVPEKEPTTGITKNDAGDISGGSLWITSEIPYQYTDGAKELGWLTVQGFAINNDGNVYNFNSLKDSVSSDLFGILKNVAIESIFSAKIGKMTDYAYRGDDVFIGKNIDLIFTPDIITSIVLKIPNFTELTSSSSSSSNKDSGTVDTGNTGTNTNINTIPGAISLLRLY